One Fusobacterium ulcerans DNA segment encodes these proteins:
- the rsmI gene encoding 16S rRNA (cytidine(1402)-2'-O)-methyltransferase: MLYIVATPIGNLEDMTFRAVRTLKEVNYIFAEDTRVTRKLLNHYEIENTVYRYDEHTKMHQIANIINLLKEGKEIALVTDAGTPCISDPGYELVDAAHNEGIRVVPIPGASALTAAASAAGITMRRFCFEGFLPKKKGRQTLLKALAEEERTIVIYESPFRIEKTLRDIEQFMGVKEVVIIREITKIYEEILRGTTTELIERLAKNPIKGEIVLLIKGQED; this comes from the coding sequence ATGCTTTATATAGTAGCAACTCCAATAGGTAATCTTGAGGATATGACTTTCAGGGCTGTTCGTACTCTAAAAGAGGTAAACTACATCTTTGCTGAGGATACGAGAGTTACAAGAAAGCTTCTGAATCATTATGAAATAGAAAATACAGTATATAGATATGATGAACATACAAAGATGCATCAAATTGCAAATATAATAAATCTATTAAAAGAAGGAAAAGAGATTGCACTGGTAACAGATGCAGGGACACCATGTATATCAGACCCTGGTTATGAGTTGGTAGATGCAGCTCATAATGAGGGAATAAGAGTAGTCCCTATTCCAGGAGCAAGTGCTTTAACAGCAGCAGCTTCAGCAGCAGGAATAACTATGAGAAGATTCTGTTTTGAAGGTTTTCTTCCTAAGAAAAAAGGAAGACAGACACTTTTAAAAGCTCTGGCAGAGGAAGAAAGAACAATAGTAATATATGAATCTCCTTTCAGAATAGAGAAAACTCTGAGAGATATAGAGCAGTTTATGGGAGTAAAAGAAGTAGTAATTATAAGAGAGATTACAAAGATCTATGAAGAAATATTGAGAGGAACAACTACAGAGCTTATAGAAAGACTTGCCAAAAATCCAATAAAAGGTGAGATAGTTCTTCTTATCAAGGGGCAAGAAGATTAA
- a CDS encoding NAD+ synthase codes for MEKLNIDLNVLEETLVNFLREEVGKVGFNKVVLGLSGGIDSALVAFLAAKAFGPENVLGIMMPYKTSSKESVEHAELVVKASGIRSKKIEITPMVDAYFALDPDMNSLRKGNKMARERMSILFDHSAKEKSLVLGTSNKTEIMLGYSTQFGDSASAVNPIGDLYKTHVWNLSKHMGVPRELIEKKPSADLWEGQTDEQELGFSYKMADEILYRLIDERMTPEEIIQEGFLKDTVEKIIKKIKLSQYKRKLPTIAKVSKRTMGMEFRYPRDWGV; via the coding sequence ATGGAAAAACTAAATATAGACTTGAATGTTTTAGAGGAAACACTAGTCAATTTTTTGAGGGAAGAAGTAGGAAAAGTAGGGTTTAATAAAGTGGTATTAGGCTTGTCTGGAGGAATAGACTCAGCTCTTGTAGCATTTCTTGCAGCAAAAGCGTTTGGACCTGAAAATGTTTTGGGAATAATGATGCCATATAAAACTTCAAGTAAAGAAAGTGTAGAACATGCTGAGCTTGTAGTAAAAGCTTCTGGAATAAGAAGCAAAAAAATTGAGATAACACCTATGGTAGATGCTTACTTTGCTTTAGATCCAGATATGAATAGTCTTAGAAAAGGAAATAAAATGGCAAGGGAAAGAATGTCTATACTTTTTGATCACTCAGCTAAAGAAAAATCTTTAGTACTGGGAACTTCAAATAAGACAGAAATAATGCTGGGGTACAGTACACAATTTGGAGACTCAGCTTCAGCAGTAAATCCTATTGGAGATTTATACAAGACTCATGTATGGAACTTATCAAAACATATGGGAGTTCCTAGAGAACTTATTGAGAAAAAACCAAGTGCTGATCTTTGGGAAGGGCAAACTGATGAACAGGAACTTGGATTTTCATACAAGATGGCAGATGAAATATTGTACAGACTTATAGATGAAAGAATGACTCCAGAAGAGATAATTCAAGAAGGATTTCTAAAAGATACTGTAGAAAAAATAATTAAAAAAATAAAACTTTCACAATATAAAAGAAAACTACCAACAATAGCTAAGGTATCAAAAAGAACTATGGGAATGGAATTTAGATATCCTAGAGATTGGGGAGTATAG
- a CDS encoding NfeD family protein: MAVYWLAGAVFFAVVELIVPGLISIWFALAAAITIFFSMAVDSGLYQGYFFVILSAVLLASTRKFSKKMLERKDGSVDRIIGSVVEVKGIAPNGNYEIYFDGKHWIGKSDEELEIGDKVKILRIEGIKLVLEKVKYKSNIE, from the coding sequence ATGGCAGTATACTGGCTAGCAGGAGCAGTGTTTTTTGCAGTGGTGGAACTTATAGTTCCTGGACTTATTTCTATTTGGTTTGCTTTGGCAGCAGCTATTACCATATTCTTTTCTATGGCAGTAGACAGTGGATTATATCAAGGATATTTCTTTGTAATACTATCAGCTGTACTTCTTGCATCAACTAGAAAATTTTCTAAAAAGATGCTTGAAAGAAAAGATGGTAGTGTAGACCGTATAATTGGAAGTGTTGTTGAAGTAAAAGGAATAGCTCCAAATGGAAACTATGAAATCTATTTTGATGGAAAACATTGGATTGGAAAGTCTGATGAAGAGTTAGAAATTGGAGATAAAGTAAAAATTCTAAGGATAGAGGGAATAAAACTTGTCCTTGAAAAAGTTAAATACAAAAGCAATATTGAATAA
- a CDS encoding S41 family peptidase — translation MKKLFKNKVIVLLFSMIIFSNCFSANEDKSGFLSNIRELKELSDIMDILNENYVGEKKIDKKILLQGAVKGMLESLDDPHSNYFTKSELESFKEDLKGTYVGVGMVVQKRVNEPLTVVSPIEDGPAFKVGVKPKDKIIAIDGEATYKLTSEESVKKLKGEPNTKVKVTVYREATKETKDIEIERAVVELKYVKHRMLDDKIGYLRLTQFGENVYPDVKKAMEDLQKNNMKALVFDLRSNPGGALDQAIKISSMFLKEGRVVSVKSKEGAEQVSNREGKYYGDFPLVILINGGSASASEIVAGAIKDNKRGILVGEKSFGKGSVQTLIPLPDGDGMKLTIAKYYTPSGISIHGKGIEPDVVVEEKEGYMLFDSMVTNIDEAGTKENKKEIIKEIKGEEEAEKYAQHKDVQLDTAVGILKGLLLNKENSK, via the coding sequence ATGAAAAAATTGTTTAAGAACAAGGTAATAGTGCTGTTATTTTCAATGATTATTTTCTCTAATTGTTTTTCAGCAAATGAAGATAAAAGTGGATTTCTTTCAAACATAAGAGAGTTAAAAGAACTTTCTGATATTATGGATATACTTAATGAAAATTATGTAGGTGAAAAGAAAATAGATAAGAAAATCCTCCTTCAAGGTGCAGTAAAAGGAATGTTGGAATCTTTAGATGATCCTCATTCAAATTATTTTACTAAAAGTGAACTGGAAAGTTTCAAAGAAGATTTGAAAGGAACTTATGTAGGTGTTGGAATGGTAGTACAAAAAAGAGTTAATGAACCTCTTACAGTAGTATCTCCTATAGAAGATGGACCAGCTTTTAAAGTTGGAGTGAAACCAAAAGATAAAATAATAGCTATTGATGGTGAAGCTACATATAAACTTACAAGTGAAGAAAGTGTAAAAAAACTTAAAGGTGAACCTAATACAAAAGTAAAAGTAACAGTGTATAGAGAAGCTACAAAAGAAACTAAAGATATAGAAATAGAAAGAGCTGTTGTTGAACTTAAATATGTAAAACATAGAATGCTTGATGATAAAATTGGTTATTTAAGACTTACTCAATTTGGAGAAAATGTATATCCAGATGTGAAAAAAGCTATGGAAGATTTACAGAAGAATAATATGAAAGCTCTTGTGTTTGACTTGAGAAGCAATCCAGGTGGAGCATTGGATCAAGCTATAAAAATATCTTCTATGTTCCTAAAAGAAGGAAGAGTAGTAAGCGTAAAATCTAAAGAGGGAGCTGAACAAGTATCTAACAGAGAGGGTAAATATTATGGAGATTTCCCACTTGTTATCCTTATCAATGGAGGAAGTGCCTCTGCATCTGAGATTGTAGCTGGGGCTATAAAAGATAATAAAAGAGGTATACTGGTAGGAGAAAAATCTTTTGGTAAAGGAAGTGTACAAACTCTTATTCCATTACCAGATGGAGATGGAATGAAACTTACTATTGCTAAATACTATACTCCAAGTGGAATATCTATCCATGGAAAAGGAATAGAGCCAGATGTAGTAGTAGAAGAAAAAGAAGGATATATGCTTTTTGATAGTATGGTAACTAACATAGATGAAGCTGGAACAAAAGAAAATAAAAAAGAGATAATAAAAGAAATTAAAGGTGAAGAAGAAGCAGAAAAATATGCTCAACACAAAGATGTACAATTAGATACAGCAGTAGGAATACTTAAAGGACTTCTTCTGAATAAAGAAAACAGTAAGTAG
- a CDS encoding TRAP transporter large permease, which produces MAAAILFISLAVFIFLNIPISISLGLSSALTLMATGSPLGVIPSMMQATVQKFSLLTIPLFVLAGVLMDKGGISKRLINLADSMMGPIHGGLGYVAVISALFFAAISGSGTATVAAMGSILIPAMVKQGYDKGFSSALSAISGSLGTVIPPSITFIIYGMITGESISDLFLSGIVPGIIFAAMLCLTVFIYSKKNGWKGDKPKATRQEIMKIFWGTLPGFLSPVIVLGGIYSGFFTPTEAAAVAVIYSFIVGKFVYKELTFGALRETLFSTAKTTGIILLIIMNAGIFSWILTQQGIATQLTELAIGFTTNKYVMLLIINVVFLMAGCVMDNTSALYIIVPIILPIARALDINLVHLGVILVLNLSIGQVTPPVGPNLYVAADIGKVKFEVICRKMVPLLIMSLVALLIITFVPWLTTCLI; this is translated from the coding sequence ATGGCAGCAGCAATATTATTTATATCATTAGCGGTTTTTATATTTTTAAATATTCCTATCTCTATCTCTTTGGGGCTATCAAGTGCTTTGACTTTGATGGCTACAGGATCGCCATTAGGAGTAATTCCTTCAATGATGCAGGCAACTGTACAGAAATTCTCACTGCTTACAATTCCATTATTTGTACTGGCAGGAGTATTGATGGACAAAGGAGGAATTTCAAAAAGGCTTATTAATCTTGCAGATAGTATGATGGGTCCTATTCATGGAGGTCTTGGGTATGTAGCAGTTATAAGTGCTTTGTTCTTTGCTGCAATATCAGGATCAGGAACAGCTACAGTAGCTGCAATGGGATCAATTTTAATACCAGCAATGGTAAAGCAGGGATATGATAAAGGATTTTCAAGTGCATTATCAGCAATATCGGGGTCATTGGGAACTGTAATTCCACCAAGTATTACATTTATAATCTATGGAATGATTACAGGGGAATCTATAAGTGATCTGTTTCTTTCAGGAATAGTTCCAGGAATAATATTTGCAGCGATGCTTTGTCTGACTGTGTTTATCTATTCTAAAAAGAATGGCTGGAAAGGGGATAAGCCAAAAGCAACTAGACAGGAAATTATGAAGATTTTCTGGGGAACACTGCCAGGATTTTTAAGTCCAGTTATTGTGCTAGGTGGTATCTACTCTGGTTTCTTTACACCAACAGAAGCAGCAGCAGTAGCTGTAATATATAGTTTTATTGTAGGAAAATTCGTATATAAAGAACTAACTTTTGGAGCTTTAAGAGAAACATTATTCAGTACAGCAAAAACTACTGGAATTATTCTGTTGATTATAATGAATGCAGGAATTTTCTCTTGGATATTGACACAACAGGGAATTGCAACTCAATTAACAGAATTGGCAATAGGATTTACAACAAATAAATATGTAATGCTTCTAATAATAAACGTTGTATTCTTAATGGCAGGATGTGTTATGGATAACACAAGTGCACTTTACATAATTGTACCAATAATTCTTCCAATAGCAAGAGCATTAGATATTAATCTAGTTCATTTAGGAGTAATTTTAGTATTGAACTTATCAATTGGACAGGTTACACCTCCAGTAGGACCAAATCTTTATGTCGCGGCTGATATAGGTAAGGTCAAATTTGAAGTAATTTGTCGTAAGATGGTTCCATTGTTAATAATGTCTTTAGTAGCACTTTTAATTATTACATTTGTTCCTTGGCTGACAACATGTTTAATATAA
- a CDS encoding 3-keto-5-aminohexanoate cleavage protein — translation MTNKVLISVAPVSAADKHIDPKKIAKDVIECAKAGAAMVHLHVREKDGSLTPDLTVLKETVELIRAESDIIIQASTGGISNLTIEERCAPLYYDKVEACSLNVGSTNLGNAVYCNPIPEVKYCIEEIIKTGKTPEIEVFEIGHTHQTTELCKEYNMKMPLLFSVVLGHPGEAPGTPEALMAMVNFIPKDAIWGITHAHRKDFGIIAGALGLGAKTVRIGFEDSDYLDPETRVDTNVPLVEKVVKLLHAMDKEAMTPDEARKMLNM, via the coding sequence ATGACAAATAAAGTATTAATTTCTGTGGCACCAGTTTCCGCTGCGGATAAACATATAGATCCAAAAAAAATAGCAAAAGATGTAATTGAATGTGCAAAGGCAGGAGCAGCAATGGTTCACCTTCATGTACGTGAGAAAGATGGAAGTTTGACACCTGATCTTACTGTATTGAAAGAGACAGTAGAATTAATAAGAGCTGAATCAGATATTATTATTCAAGCATCAACTGGTGGAATATCTAATCTCACTATAGAGGAACGTTGCGCCCCTTTATACTATGATAAAGTTGAAGCTTGTTCTTTAAATGTAGGATCTACAAATCTTGGAAATGCAGTTTACTGCAACCCTATTCCAGAGGTAAAATATTGTATAGAAGAAATTATAAAAACAGGTAAAACACCAGAGATAGAAGTATTTGAGATAGGACATACACATCAAACAACAGAGCTTTGCAAAGAATATAATATGAAGATGCCGCTTTTATTCAGTGTCGTACTTGGTCATCCTGGGGAAGCTCCAGGAACACCAGAAGCTTTAATGGCAATGGTAAATTTTATTCCTAAGGATGCAATATGGGGAATTACACATGCTCATAGAAAAGATTTTGGAATTATAGCAGGGGCTCTTGGACTGGGAGCTAAGACAGTACGTATTGGTTTTGAAGACAGCGACTATTTAGATCCAGAAACTAGAGTAGATACGAATGTTCCATTGGTAGAAAAAGTAGTGAAACTTCTTCATGCAATGGATAAGGAAGCAATGACGCCAGATGAAGCAAGAAAAATGCTGAATATGTAG
- a CDS encoding cupin domain-containing protein gives MIYRKAKEIKPVPIEHCMGGEGIVMMEKLLNAPDEMLGKGRAYVRHTLNSGVSIGMHTHEKEMETMVVVSGKATHIVNGEIQHLEAGDIIGAMPGDTHSIARARERNP, from the coding sequence ATGATTTATAGAAAAGCAAAAGAAATAAAACCTGTACCAATAGAACATTGTATGGGTGGAGAAGGAATTGTAATGATGGAAAAACTTTTAAATGCTCCAGATGAAATGCTGGGAAAAGGGAGAGCATACGTACGTCATACACTTAATTCAGGAGTAAGTATAGGAATGCATACTCATGAAAAAGAAATGGAAACAATGGTGGTAGTATCAGGGAAAGCTACACATATTGTCAATGGAGAAATACAGCATTTAGAAGCTGGAGATATTATCGGAGCAATGCCAGGAGATACTCACAGTATAGCGCGTGCGAGGGAGAGGAACCCTTAG
- a CDS encoding aspartate/glutamate racemase family protein, with translation MKVALVYTSTTPELIELVEEEVGKVLPEGTEILSYQDPSILADVRAAGYVTPAPAARLIGMYMEAVSAGADAVLNICSSVGEVADSAQDVAKYTGIPIVRIDEEMCRDAVRNGNKIVVMATLSTTLEPTKNTIKRVAREMNKHVELIDCLVDGAFGLDQEQFKTLMTEYAGKVADEADVILFAQGSMAYCEDIIREKYGKMVASSPRYGAPALRDALIAKGMIK, from the coding sequence ATGAAAGTAGCTTTAGTTTATACAAGTACTACACCAGAATTAATAGAATTAGTAGAGGAAGAAGTAGGAAAAGTACTTCCAGAGGGAACAGAAATTTTATCATATCAGGATCCTAGCATATTAGCAGATGTAAGAGCAGCAGGATATGTGACTCCAGCTCCAGCAGCTCGCTTGATAGGGATGTATATGGAAGCGGTAAGCGCAGGGGCAGATGCAGTTTTAAATATTTGTTCTTCAGTAGGAGAGGTAGCAGATTCAGCACAGGACGTTGCTAAGTATACAGGAATTCCAATTGTAAGAATAGATGAAGAAATGTGCAGAGATGCAGTTAGAAACGGAAATAAGATTGTAGTTATGGCAACGCTTTCTACAACACTTGAACCTACAAAAAATACTATAAAGCGTGTAGCGAGAGAAATGAACAAACATGTTGAATTAATAGATTGTCTAGTAGACGGAGCATTCGGTTTAGACCAAGAACAATTTAAAACATTGATGACAGAATATGCAGGTAAAGTAGCTGATGAAGCAGATGTTATACTATTTGCTCAAGGGTCTATGGCATATTGTGAAGACATAATCAGAGAAAAATATGGTAAAATGGTTGCATCAAGTCCTAGATATGGAGCTCCAGCTTTGAGAGATGCATTAATAGCAAAAGGAATGATAAAATAG
- a CDS encoding TRAP transporter small permease — protein sequence MSKSQGFLKEFWDNFEEYLCSIALVVMAVVTFMNVFSRKITWFNMSFSQELVTTMFVWVCCLAAASAFKTDSHMGFAYITDKFRGNTRVVHAWFRLIICCANYGIWVVWGTVMVYRQYKYGLLTGVLEMPSWLIGLAIPLSAVFSIIRMIQYEVAISKGPEEQAKRKGE from the coding sequence ATGAGTAAATCACAAGGTTTCTTAAAAGAATTTTGGGATAATTTCGAAGAATATTTATGTTCCATAGCCCTGGTAGTAATGGCAGTGGTAACATTTATGAATGTATTTTCACGTAAAATTACTTGGTTCAATATGTCATTCAGTCAAGAGTTGGTAACAACAATGTTTGTATGGGTATGTTGCCTGGCGGCAGCAAGTGCTTTTAAAACAGACTCTCATATGGGATTTGCCTATATAACAGATAAATTTAGAGGAAACACAAGAGTAGTACATGCCTGGTTCCGTCTGATTATCTGCTGTGCAAACTATGGTATCTGGGTCGTTTGGGGAACAGTTATGGTGTATAGACAATATAAATATGGACTGCTTACTGGAGTTTTAGAGATGCCAAGCTGGCTGATAGGACTGGCAATTCCATTATCAGCAGTATTTTCTATCATCAGAATGATTCAGTATGAGGTAGCTATAAGTAAAGGTCCTGAAGAACAGGCTAAGAGAAAGGGGGAATAA
- a CDS encoding DctP family TRAP transporter solute-binding subunit encodes MFKEKLTKIFSIAAAGIMLFSLMGCGDSSQDGKIIIRMTHTQQPESISDLTAKEFQKYVDKKSDGRIRIEIYQNCGLSGGDLTKAIELVQAGNIDIHACAPANIANYNPKFYAFWLPFLFDSTEDLVRFVNSERAKNEINKWCNDLEMTMLGINNAGSRQISSNKEIHSPKDLKGMNIRVPGANVFIDLYRDYFKANPTAMDFSEVYTSLQQKTIDGQENPIAVFNSSKFAEVQSNVLLWDGVRDTNIWVISNKTLEKLSPEDAKIIQESAAEALQWGNDYLAANESSIIENLEKNGTKFARLTDEERQEFKEACAGIFVKYVDVVGPDVIDLFQGK; translated from the coding sequence ATGTTTAAAGAAAAATTAACAAAGATTTTCTCAATAGCAGCAGCAGGAATAATGCTTTTTTCCTTAATGGGATGTGGAGACAGTTCTCAGGATGGGAAAATAATCATTCGTATGACTCATACACAACAGCCAGAATCTATTAGTGATTTAACAGCAAAAGAGTTTCAAAAATATGTAGATAAAAAATCAGATGGAAGAATTCGTATTGAAATTTATCAAAACTGCGGACTTTCTGGGGGAGATTTAACTAAGGCCATTGAATTAGTTCAGGCAGGAAATATAGATATTCATGCATGTGCACCAGCAAATATTGCAAACTATAATCCAAAATTTTATGCTTTCTGGCTTCCATTTCTATTTGATTCAACAGAGGATCTAGTTAGATTTGTAAACAGTGAAAGAGCTAAAAATGAAATAAATAAATGGTGCAATGATTTGGAAATGACAATGCTAGGAATAAATAATGCAGGATCTAGACAGATTTCAAGTAATAAAGAGATACATTCACCTAAAGATTTAAAAGGAATGAATATTCGTGTTCCAGGGGCAAATGTATTTATAGACTTGTATAGAGATTACTTTAAGGCAAATCCAACAGCTATGGACTTCTCAGAAGTATATACTTCTCTTCAGCAGAAAACTATTGATGGACAGGAAAATCCAATTGCAGTTTTCAACTCATCAAAATTTGCTGAGGTTCAGTCAAATGTATTGTTGTGGGATGGAGTTCGTGACACAAATATTTGGGTAATAAGCAATAAGACATTGGAAAAATTATCACCTGAAGATGCAAAAATTATTCAAGAAAGTGCAGCAGAAGCTCTTCAATGGGGAAATGATTACCTTGCAGCAAATGAATCTTCAATCATAGAAAATCTGGAAAAGAATGGTACAAAGTTTGCAAGATTGACAGATGAAGAGAGACAGGAATTTAAAGAAGCCTGTGCAGGAATTTTTGTTAAGTATGTAGATGTGGTAGGACCAGATGTTATCGATTTGTTCCAGGGCAAATAA
- the ylqF gene encoding ribosome biogenesis GTPase YlqF, which translates to MSMTKINWYPGHMKKTKDLIKENMQLIDIVLEVVDARIPLSSKNPDISVFAKNKKRVIVLNKSDLVEKSEILYWKKYFKENNLADEVLEISAETGFNIKALYSIIDKVSAEKKEKMKAKGLRKVNTRLMVVGIPNVGKSRLINRIVGKSSAGVGNKPGFTKGKQWVRIKEGLELLDTPGILWPKFESDEVGQNLAITGAIRDEILPIEDISCILISKMIKYGLWNILKERYKLLDEDKSEIMGEILEKIALRNKMFNKGESLNIQQAAYTVLRDYRNCRLSKFGLDK; encoded by the coding sequence ATGTCAATGACAAAAATAAACTGGTATCCAGGTCATATGAAAAAAACAAAAGACCTGATAAAAGAAAATATGCAGCTGATAGATATCGTTTTAGAAGTGGTAGATGCAAGAATACCTCTGTCTAGTAAAAATCCAGATATCTCAGTTTTTGCTAAAAATAAGAAAAGAGTTATAGTTTTAAATAAATCTGATCTTGTAGAAAAATCAGAAATATTATACTGGAAAAAATATTTTAAAGAAAATAATCTGGCTGATGAAGTTCTTGAAATAAGTGCTGAAACAGGTTTTAATATAAAAGCACTTTATTCTATTATAGATAAAGTATCAGCTGAAAAAAAAGAAAAAATGAAAGCTAAAGGTTTGAGAAAAGTAAATACAAGACTGATGGTAGTAGGTATACCAAATGTTGGGAAATCTAGACTTATTAATAGAATTGTTGGAAAAAGCAGTGCTGGAGTTGGAAATAAGCCAGGCTTCACTAAAGGAAAACAATGGGTAAGAATAAAAGAGGGATTGGAGCTGTTAGATACTCCAGGAATTTTATGGCCTAAATTTGAAAGTGATGAAGTAGGGCAAAATCTGGCAATAACTGGAGCAATCAGAGATGAAATACTTCCTATAGAAGATATTTCTTGTATTTTGATTTCAAAAATGATTAAATATGGATTATGGAATATTCTTAAAGAAAGATATAAACTTTTAGATGAGGATAAAAGTGAGATCATGGGAGAAATTCTTGAAAAGATAGCACTTAGAAATAAAATGTTCAATAAAGGGGAAAGTCTTAATATACAGCAGGCAGCATATACAGTCCTTAGAGATTACAGAAACTGTAGATTGAGCAAATTTGGTTTGGACAAGTAA
- a CDS encoding FadR/GntR family transcriptional regulator, whose translation MKENKFMSVSLANKSVVERITDQITNAIINGELKPGDKIPTEVELCESFGVGRNSVREAIKVLEAYGVLEIRRADGTYIRQGYDDKMLYPILYGIILQKDSKEQIVELRKVIDVGIFQEAMKRMTKEDFKQLEDELAKMEEKINKETPSSQEMFEADVKFHAVIVGILDNRLLESIGYYVDKITKSSRIVANEYILDHGHQEDFIALHREIIEMFREKQAEKIHEIVEKHYKYWEK comes from the coding sequence ATGAAAGAGAATAAATTTATGTCAGTTTCATTAGCTAATAAGTCAGTGGTGGAACGGATAACTGATCAAATTACAAATGCAATTATTAATGGAGAATTGAAACCTGGAGATAAAATCCCTACTGAAGTGGAGCTGTGTGAATCATTTGGTGTAGGAAGAAATTCTGTACGTGAAGCAATAAAAGTTTTAGAAGCTTATGGAGTTTTGGAAATAAGACGTGCAGATGGAACATATATACGCCAAGGTTATGATGATAAGATGCTGTATCCAATCTTGTATGGAATTATTTTACAAAAAGATTCTAAAGAGCAGATAGTAGAACTGAGAAAAGTAATTGATGTGGGAATTTTTCAGGAAGCTATGAAAAGAATGACTAAAGAAGATTTCAAACAGCTGGAAGATGAACTGGCAAAGATGGAGGAAAAGATTAATAAAGAGACTCCATCATCACAGGAAATGTTTGAAGCTGATGTAAAATTCCATGCAGTTATTGTAGGAATATTAGATAATCGTCTTCTGGAAAGCATAGGATATTATGTAGATAAAATCACAAAATCCAGTCGTATAGTTGCAAATGAATATATTTTAGATCATGGGCATCAAGAAGACTTTATAGCACTTCATAGAGAAATAATTGAAATGTTCAGAGAAAAACAAGCAGAAAAAATTCATGAAATAGTTGAAAAACACTATAAATACTGGGAAAAATAA